The genomic stretch CAACTCTTCGGCGAGGTCCAACTGTTTTTCAAACGCCTCTTTTTGCACGGGACGCGGCGAGAGGTTGCGGTAATAGTCTAATCCCATTTCGCCGAGTGCAATCACTTTCGGATGTGCGGCAAGTTCACGAAAAGTCTTTAGTGTATCGTCGGTTAGATCCTTTGCATCGTGTGGATGCATGCCGACGGTGGCATAGATATGCGTATGCTGCTCCGCCAACTCGATAGCACCGAGGCTGGTCTCCATGTCAAACCCTATCGCAAGAATATGGGAGACTGAGACTTCGTGGGCGCGTTTTAGGACTGCGTCGCGATGACGGTTAAATTGGGAGAGTTGGATGTGTGCGTGAGAGTCGATAAACATTTTTTAATTATACCTTGCGGTTCGGTTAGGTCAATTGGGTGGATAACGCTGCTCTGCGTATATCCGCTCTCCACTTCGTTACGAGCTACAGGTTTGGGGCTAACGAACACCTCTTAATTAACTGACAACCGATAACTGACAACTAATTTCTTTCACCTTGCGGTGCGGTCAGTCGGGATTTCCGCATTGGAGACCTTGGATTCCTGGAGACACGTAACTCTCACATCAAGGGTGTTCGGATGACGGTCTCAAGCGTGTGTGCGCGGGGTGGCTGCGTCACCAGAAATAGGATTAGATCTGCGACATCTTCCGGAAGTGTGAGATGTTCAATCACATCGTCTGGATGGTTATCGCGGCGCATTTTGGTATCTACAGGACCGGGACAGACGACCGAGGCTTTTACACCGTGGGGTCTTCCTTCATTGTTCGTTGTCTCGGTGAAACCGATAACAGCGAATTTAGAGGCACAATACGCGCCACCGTTGACATGCCCAAATTTACCGGAGACCGAGGAGACATTGACAATGTGTCCATACTTCTGCTCACACATGTGGCTGAAGACGGCTTGTGTGCCGAGGAATACACCCTTGAGATTGACTGCCATTGTCAGGTCCCAATCTTCTTCTCGGATCTTCGGGATCGGGTTGTGGATTGCGATCCCGGCATTGTTGACAAGGATGTCCACCTTACCGAAAGTGTCAAGCGTTTGGGCGACCATAGCATCAACATCCGTTTTCAGTTGAATATCGGTTTTGATGGCGAGTGCGCGTCTACCGAGTTGCTTCACCTCTTCAGTGACAGTGGTTATCTCGGTGTCAGTCCGTGCGGCAAGCACGATGTCTGCTCCTTCTCTGGCAAACGCTAAGGCGGTCGAGCGACCGATGCCGCGTCCGCCGCCTGTGATAATTGCAATACGGTTTTCAAGTTTGACACTCCCACGTCTAAAGTCGTGGGATTCTTGCTTCGTCATTTGTAACCTCCCGCAAGTGGAGGAATTACACAAACTCCACAAGCGTTTTAACTCTCCGCGTGCCCCGCGGCGAGGGTTCTTAAGTTGATTGCTGCGTTGACATCTCTATCAAGAAACACACCACAGTCGCTACAGTGATACTGCCGATCCGACAGCGTTAAGTCGTCTTTCTTGTGTCCACACGCACTACACGTCTTAGAACTTGCGAAGAACCGATCTGCTTGCACAATCCGAATACCCAGTGCTTCTGCCTTCGTCTTGATCTTCTCAAGGAAACCGCCAAGTGCAGCGTCTGACAGTGCTTTGGCAAGTTTTCTATTTTTCAGCAAGTTCGTAAATTGTAACATACACGCTAATCAGTGCACCTCTCTCTTATGTGCCCGCAAAATGTAGCCCGTAAGCGTAGCGGAGGGCGGATATACGGAAAGACACGTCAATACCCAAACCCAACTGACCGAACCCCAAGGAAAGTTTAAAAAATTTGATAGGGGGCGAGTTTCTCTTTATTGAACAGAATGCCGTGTCCCGGACGTTCAGGCGGCGAAAAATGTCCGTCTTTAAGTGTCAAGGTATCGTCAAGGACCGGATCAAGCGAAGGGATGTATTCAACAAAAAGTGAATGTGGCACAGCCGCAGAGAGATGAACGTGCAAATCCATCAGGAAGTGTGGTGAAACGGAAAGCCCAAAGCATTCCGCCATGTGTGCCACCTTCATCCATTCGGAGATACCACCGACGCGGACCGCATCAGCTTGTAGGATATCCGCCGCGCCCTGCGCGATGTATTCCTTAAAGACGTATTTATTGTAGATGGTCTCGCCAATAGCAATCGGGATAGTGGTTTTCTCACGCAGGGTCACATGACCGGCAACATCGTCTGCCTCGATGGGTTCTTCAAACCAGAAGAGGTCTGCTTCTTCGACACGATAGGCGAGTTGAATGGCTTCGCGGGCGTTCCACTTCATATTGGCATCAATCATGAGATAGGGTTCCTGCCCGATCGCCTTTCTGACGGCGAAGATGCGTGTCACGTCTTCGTAGAGACTATCTCGTCCGACCTTAATCTTGATACCTTTGAAGCCTTGCTCCACAAATTCCACGGATTGCCTAACGAGTTCGTCTTCAGCGAGGTGTAGCCAGCCACCATCTGTATTGTAAACAGGGACAGCGGATCTTGCCCCACCGAGGAGTTGGTAGAGCGGCACCCCTGCGCGCTTTGCCATGAGATCCCAGAGGGCGATGTCGACTGCTGCCATACCTAAACCGACGATGCCCCCTCTCCCGACCCAGTGTGTCTCCATCCACATCCGATTCCAAATCCGGTCGATGTTGGCGGCATCCTCTTCGAGGAGGATCGGTGTGAGGTAGGCATCCATTGTCTGCTTAATCGCTTCCCCACCCTTACCGATCGTGTAAGAGAACCCTGTTCCTACAACACCATCTGCGTCTTCAATTTCAACGAAAGGAAACTCCATAGAGACGAAAGTTTGAATGGCATCGACGCGTTCCACTTCGGGTGGGATGTCGTAAAGGGATGTCCGAACTGCTTTAATTTTCATTGGAGTTTGGTTATTACCCGGTTACGGCACACGGCGTGTGCCTACTACAGCTCTGTCCATTTTCAAATGATGAGGGTCTGTTTTTGTTTGTAGTAGGGCAATTCATTGCCCGTTCTTGATATGGGAACGTGCGATAAATCGCACTACTACGAACGGACCTTCAAGTGCAGGCTGACAGAACACTATTTTAGGTTCTCAATCATCGCCAGTAAGTTTTCAATACAGATGCGTGAGGCTTCGTCACCAGCTTCAGAGAAGGCTTGCCCTGCTGGACGGTTGAGGATGGCTTCGTCAATTTTCAGTGAGGGTCGCCAATGCGTCTCAAGGCAGAGATGTCCTTCGTAGCCGTCGTCAATGAGGGCTTGCAGCTGCCCTTGCCAGTCAATGATGCCGTCGCCAACGGGAACGGATTCTATCTCGCCTGTATCGGGGTTCGGACCCGCGTCTTTGAGGTGCGCGTGGATCATTGTCGATTTCATGCGGTTGTAGGCATCGGGATACGGGGTCTCGCCCCCCTTCGCGTGTGCTTCATTGGCAGGATCCCAGATACCGCGGATATTCGGGGAATCAATCTGCTCAATAAATTCCGCTGTGAGTTTGGCAGTGCGGAGCGAGGTGGTAGATTCGTTTTCCATGCCGAGGACGATGCCTTCGCCGTCTATCATTCTGCGCGGTTCATCGTAGGAGGCGATAATTTCATCCCACCGCGCCTCGGTTTCACCAGTGTCCCAAAAGACGAAGGTTCGGATGAGATTGGTATCAAACGCCTTTGCCGTCCGGATGCACCCTTTGAGTATATCGAGATGTTCTTTCCGTTCCGCGGCGTTGTCTATATCGCATTTGAAGAACGGGGAGGCGATCCCAATAATCTCGATATCCGTGTCGTCGAGTAAGCGCTTCATCTCGTCGATGTCCGTGTCCGTGAGTTCGTGCGGGAGTTTGTCCCAGACGGAGCGGATTTCGATGGAGTGTAGATTGAATTCTTTTACAAAATTGACAACGGTAGCAAAGTCTTGTGAAACTTCGTCGTTGATAACGCCGAGTTTAAACATAGTTTCTTATCTCCTTTGAAACTTTCCCGATATATTAGCACAGTGTGGTGTTAATAGCAAGAGGATTTCAGTGGCAGCCAGCAAGCGACAATTAGTAGAGTCAGGTATGCGGAATCGGAGTTCCGTTCTACAGGAACTCATGATTAGAAAATTGGTTTGCAATGCAGCCAAAAACGTGATAAAATAGCATTAATCTTAGCGTTGCATAGAGAGAGGAGAAAGGAAATGATAGATTACACAGAATTGTCGCTCCCACAACGTCAGAGAGAAGAAATTCATCGGATTTTATCCAATACTGCCGATAGAGCTGGTCATGTAGACAGCGAATCTATATTGCGCAGCCTCCAAGAACTCACCACCAACAACACAGACATCCAGACCTGCTTTGCGGACTTCGCCATCCGCTTGTTGAAAGCCTCCATAGACGCACCAAACCCTGAAGCCGCCTTAAATCGTTTTTCACGTTTTGCAGAGGCATCCTTTAATCGCAGATCGCTCTATCATCTACTGCGAGATGCGCCGCATATCATACGTTCTGTCATCTTAACTTTCGGTGCATCTACCTATTTGTCTGAAATTTTAATTCGCACACCTGAATATTTCTATGACATCATCGATCCGAATGTAATAGAGACACAGAAAACTTCGAAGATGATGTATCAGGAGCTTAAGCAATCCATCTCAAGGTTCGCTTCGGTAGAGCAGAAACTCCGTATCTTGCGGCGATATAAACGGAGGGAAACGCTTCGTATCGGATTGCGCGATCTGCTTAAGGTGGCAAATGTTGAAACAACAACTTTAGAGTTGAGCAATTTGGCTGAAGCTGCACTACAACACTGTTACGAAATCGGGCGTGACCAAGTGATGAAACCGAAGTTCGGGACACCCCTCGATGAAGAAGGCACTGCACCTTGTCGTTTCGCTATCATCGGGATGGGAAAGTTAGGTGGCTATGAACTCAACTTCAGTTCTGACATTGATCTTATTTTCGTGTATTCGGATGATGCCCGGACGGATATGCGAACTGACAATAGCGAGTACTTCTCACGCCTTTGCGAATTTCTCATCAAGGCGATGAGTGAGATAACGCCAGAGGGCTACGTCTTTCGCGTTGACATCCGCTTGCGCCCGGAAAGTAGCGCAGGTGTTATCATTCGTTCGATGGAGAGTTACGAGAGTTACTATGAAGGATGGGGTGACTTGTGGGAACGTCAAGCTTTAATTAAAGCGCGCCCTGTCGCTGGGGATATGGCATTTGGCGATGAGTTCATTCGCATGATCCAGCCGTTTGTCTATCAGCGTTATTTAGATGGCGTGACACTCACCGAGATTAAGGCAGATATCCGACGCACTAAAGCACGAATAGAGGAAAGGCTCGTCAGTGAAGGTGCGACTCTCGAAAAACATGTAAAACTCGGTCCGGGGGGTATCCGTGACATTGAGTTCACGGTCCAGTGCCTTCAGATGATTCACGGTGCCAAGCGAAAGTCGCTGTGTTCACACAATACTTTGGAAGTGCTGGCGGCGTTAAAAGAAAACACACTCCTTAGTGTAGAGGATGCGGACGCGCTTATGGCTGCCTATAGGTTTCTACGCACGGTTGAAAACTGCATCCAACTCGAAGCGGATCAGCAGCGTTATCTAATCCCAGAGAAAGAAACGGAGGAACGGGAACTCGCCCGGCGCGTGGGGTACCCACATACCACAGAAACGGATGCGCTGGCGGCGTTTCGAGAAGATTATCGCGTTCATACTGAACAGGTGCGCGCCATTTTTGAAAAGATCACTACGACTTCAATTCAATCTGAAGATGGGCTTGACATCGCCGTTCTACTCTCCGAAGAGGATCCGCATCAATTAGAAAATTTCTTGAGCACGTTCCGCTTTGAAAACGTCCGAAACGCGCAGCGTCTTTTAAAACAACTTGCGAACGGGGGCGATGGTATTCAATTCTCACCGAGTGTGCGGCGGACTTTCTTTAAACTTGCGCCGACACTCCTAAATGTTTTGCGTGACTCCCCGAATCCGGACATGGCACTCCGTTACCTTTCGGCGTTTACAGATAAAGTGGGTGCGCGGAGCAGCTACTACACGATGTTCGCTGAGAAGCCCTCGACACTTGAAGTGCTGACGCGGGTCTGTGGCACGAGTTTATATCTGGCAGATATGCTCATCGCGAGTCCCGAACTTTTTGATTTGCTGACGGTCCCTACGTTGATAGAACGTTCCAAAACGCTCGCCGAGAAGCAAACGGGGGCGTTACAAGTGGTCGAGGAGGCACCGGAGGGCAGACTGCTGTCTATGTTGCGGCGCTATAAAAACGATGAGATCTGGCGTATCGCCTTGCGAAATATTCTTGGAAACGCGACATTACCCGATACGACGCAAGAACTCTCTGATTTAGCCGAAGCGACGTTGCAAGCCATTTACCCAGAAATTGAGGCGGAACTTCGTGAGGCACACGGCACGCCACTTGCGCCCGATGGAACACCCGTAACGTTCGCGATCATTGCAATGGGTAAGTTTGGTGGACGCGAATTGAATTTCAGTTCAGACTTAGACGTTATGTACGTCTATTCGGCAGATGGTGAGACGACAAAAGGTACGCCGAATGTGGAGTATTTTTCAGCTATCGGCTTAGAGTTAGTAAATCGACTTGCTGGCAGTGGCGTGAGTATCTATGAAGTTGATCTGCGGCTCCGTCCACACGGGACAGGGGGTGCGATTGCCCTGCCATTGGCAGGATATCAGAATTATTACGATAATACTGCAGAGGTTTGGGAACGTCAGGCGTTGACACGTGGGCGTGTTGTCGCGGGAGACATAGAAGACCTTGGCAACCAATTCTTGAAAATCGCCCACGCCTTCTGTTATGGGGATGCTTTAACGTCTGAGGAGATCGCCGAGATTGTGCATACACGCCAACGGAAAGAAGCACAAGCGACTCGAAAGACATCCACTCGGCGGAGACGCGGTGGCAAAGCACAGACATCCACAGTTAATGTTAAGTCAGGCTACGGCGGACTTGTGGATATAGAATTCGCCGTTCAAACCCTTCAATTGGTGCATGGCGGCGGGGAAACTGCTGTGCGTGTGCAAAACACACCCCTCGCGATTGAGAGATTGCACGAGATTGGAGTGCTGACAGAGGCACAGTGTGATGGATTCGCGGAGGCGTATCAATTTCTGAGACGCGTCGAGAATGCCCTCCGTATTGTTCACGATCGGGCGTTGGACGCGCTGCCGAAAAATCGCGCG from Candidatus Poribacteria bacterium encodes the following:
- a CDS encoding SDR family oxidoreductase, giving the protein MTKQESHDFRRGSVKLENRIAIITGGGRGIGRSTALAFAREGADIVLAARTDTEITTVTEEVKQLGRRALAIKTDIQLKTDVDAMVAQTLDTFGKVDILVNNAGIAIHNPIPKIREEDWDLTMAVNLKGVFLGTQAVFSHMCEQKYGHIVNVSSVSGKFGHVNGGAYCASKFAVIGFTETTNNEGRPHGVKASVVCPGPVDTKMRRDNHPDDVIEHLTLPEDVADLILFLVTQPPRAHTLETVIRTPLM
- a CDS encoding mandelate racemase/muconate lactonizing enzyme family protein: MKIKAVRTSLYDIPPEVERVDAIQTFVSMEFPFVEIEDADGVVGTGFSYTIGKGGEAIKQTMDAYLTPILLEEDAANIDRIWNRMWMETHWVGRGGIVGLGMAAVDIALWDLMAKRAGVPLYQLLGGARSAVPVYNTDGGWLHLAEDELVRQSVEFVEQGFKGIKIKVGRDSLYEDVTRIFAVRKAIGQEPYLMIDANMKWNAREAIQLAYRVEEADLFWFEEPIEADDVAGHVTLREKTTIPIAIGETIYNKYVFKEYIAQGAADILQADAVRVGGISEWMKVAHMAECFGLSVSPHFLMDLHVHLSAAVPHSLFVEYIPSLDPVLDDTLTLKDGHFSPPERPGHGILFNKEKLAPYQIF
- a CDS encoding sugar phosphate isomerase/epimerase is translated as MFKLGVINDEVSQDFATVVNFVKEFNLHSIEIRSVWDKLPHELTDTDIDEMKRLLDDTDIEIIGIASPFFKCDIDNAAERKEHLDILKGCIRTAKAFDTNLIRTFVFWDTGETEARWDEIIASYDEPRRMIDGEGIVLGMENESTTSLRTAKLTAEFIEQIDSPNIRGIWDPANEAHAKGGETPYPDAYNRMKSTMIHAHLKDAGPNPDTGEIESVPVGDGIIDWQGQLQALIDDGYEGHLCLETHWRPSLKIDEAILNRPAGQAFSEAGDEASRICIENLLAMIENLK